In Exiguobacterium sp. 9-2, the genomic window CGCTATACATTGAAAACACCCGTAACGGGCGAGTTTTATTTGCTGAAAAATGAGCAACGGACACCAAAAGGCTTGATGAAGATTCATAACATCTCACCAAATGGAATGGCAATCACTACTGCATTAAAACTGCCTCTTCAAAAATCAATGAAAATCGTTGTTGAGTTCTCGTTAATCGAAGGGCACGAGCCGCTCTGCATCGATGGATTTTTATTGCATGAGAAGCCTTCTGGTCCTGAGCGGTTGTACGGTATCCATCTTAATTCGACAATAACTGATCGCGAAAAAATTATTTCACAAGTGAAACAGATCGTGCAATTAGAACGGTCACTTCATAAAGACTAAAATGGCATCGCCCTACATTTGTAAGGGCAATGCCATTTTTTTTATCAGAAAATTTAAGCGTCAAACGTTCGGAAAACGACAGATTCATATGGCCGTAATGTCAAGCCATCCGATGTATTGGTGTCAGCGTAGTTACCAATCACGCGATCCGTTGTCGCGTGAGAAATCGGTACATGAATGTCATGATCTGCAAACGAACAATAGATATACCACGTTTCTCCTTCAAGCGTCCGCGAATACGCGTAGACTTCCGGATGATCTTCAAGTAAGAGTTCATAGCGACCGTATACGACGAGTTCATGATCATGTCGTAGTCGAATCAATTGCTGGTAGTAATAGAAGATGGACTGTTCATCGGCAAGCGCCTGTTTCACATTGATGTCTGGATAATTCGGATTGACCTTCAACCATGGTGTTCCAGTCGAGAAACCAGCATTTCCCGATGCATCCCACTGCATCGGTGTCCGCGCATTGTCGCGTCCTTTGATATGGATGGAACGTAGTAGTTCCGCCGGTGATGCTCCTTGTGCCGTACGTTCTTTCCACATGTTCCGAATTTCGATATCTTCATAGTCCGTAATGTCTTCAAACGCGACATTCGTCATTCCGATTTCTTCGCCTTGATAGATATATGGCGTTCCTTTTAGAAGGTGTAAGAGCGTAGCGAGCATTTTAGCTGACTCGACGCGATACGTCGTATCATTACCAAATCGACTGACGACTCGAGGTTGATCGTGGTTGTTCCAATAGAGGGAGTTCCAGCCTGTTTCATGCAACGCTGTTTGCCATTTGGTGAAATTTTGCTTGAGTTTAAGCAAATCAAACGGAATGACATCCCATTTTCCGTTCGGACCTGAATCAAGATCCATATGTTCGAACGTAAAGACCATGTTGACCTCTTTACGTGCCGGATCCGTGTAAAGAATGGCATCATCTGTTGTTGCTCCTGGCATCTCACCGACTGTCAGGACATCGTACTTTCCAAACGATGCTTCGTTCATCTCATGTAGAAATTCATGGACACGCGGTCCATTGATATAGTGTTCTCCACCATCTCCATACAATGCTCCTGGATGGACCGTCGCATCGGGTAATCCAGGTGTCTTTGAAATCAAGTTGATGACATCCATCCGGAAACCATCGATTCCTCGATCTAACCAACGACGGATCATCCCATAAACCTCTTGACGCATCTGTTCATTTTCCCAATTCAAGTCAGGCTGTTTTTTCGAGAATAGATGTAAGTAATACTCATTTGTTGACTCATCATATTCCCATGCAGGACCAGAGAAAATCGAACCCCAATTGTTCGGTAATGAACCGTCTGGATTTGCTGGACGCCACATGTAATAATCCCGATACGGATTGTCCTTGCTTTGACGCGATTCCGCAAACCACCGATGTTCATCCGACGAATGATTGATGACGAGATCCATGACAATTTTGATATCTCGTGCATGCGCTTCATCTAGAAGACGATCAAAATCATCCATTGTTCCGAATTCCTTCATGATGGCTTCATAATCTCGGATATCATATCCATTGTCGTCATTCGGTGAATCATAGACTGGACTTAACCAGATGACGTCGATGCCAAGTGTCTTCAGATAATCCAATTTTTCAACGATTCCGTTTAAGTCACCGATTCCATCTCCATTCGAATCCTTGTAACTACGAGGGTAAATTTGATAAACGACACTATCATGCCACCATTTACGTTCCATCTTCTACACTCTCCTCTTTTATGTACCTGTCGTGCTACATATTGAGCAAACGATTGCATCAATTTGTAAAAGCGCTTTCAATTCTCACAACCTCATCTTAACATGTCCATAAGAGGGTGCTCAAGTGAGAACTTTTACTTATTTGATATCATGGAATATGAAATAGGGGCGTTTACCACATCTAACATAATGGGAAAGAACGGTATGAGGAAGGAGTGTGGGCGAATGTATCGTCGGTATTTGCTCTTCTTGGTCTGGGCGATTGCCATTGTCTTTATCTTGTTATTTGGAAATAATCGTGTCTTTCCGGAAGGTTTCTTAATTTCATTTTTACGTTTCGATCAAAGTCAATTTGATACTTCCGCATTAAGTTTGTTTGCTTTACTTGGCATTTATCCATTTGCTTTCTTTTTATTATTTTTAGATGAAAAACGATTTATGCGACCAGGACCGCTCGTTGCAAGCATAGGGTCGTTCTTTTTAGGTGCATTCGTTTTAATGCCCTATGTCGCACTCGCTATTCCAAGGAAAACCTTTTTACCGTTTCAGCGTCGAGGTTGGATTCCAACTGTCGTCGCTTTACTGAGTGTCGTGACGACATTATTGCTTTGGCTTGCCCTCGCACGTGCCGATTGGAATATTTTCCGTATTTATTTCGAGACGAATCAATTTGTTCGAACGATGACAGTCGATTTATTACTGTTTTATATTCTTCAGGTTTATTTATTACGACGCATTCGTCTTCGAAATGAACAATCATTGCAATGGCAAGACGGCATTCCTCTTTTTGGTCTATTCCGCTATCTGTTCACAAGACATCTGCCAGCTTCCTCAAAATCGTGATGGTTTATGGTACAATGGAAATTGGATTTTTTTAAAAGGAGCTGTCATCCGATGGAACAATATCATGCACTTTGCGAACACATTTTGGAACACGGAACAAAAAAGGAAGACCGGACAGGAACGGGAACGCTGAGCGTGTTTGGTCACCAAATGCGCTTCTCCCTTCAAGATGGCTTTCCGCTTATCACGACGAAAAAGCTACATATGAAATCAATCATCCATGAGTTGATCTGGTTTATTTCGGGTGATACGAATATTCGTTACTTGCAGGAAAACGGAGTGCGCATTTGGAACGAATGGGCAGATGAGAATGGGGATTTAGGACCTGTGTATGGGGCACAATGGCGTTCTTTCCCACGTCCTGACGGAACAACGGTCGATCAACTCGCACAAGTCATCGAACAAATCAAGACGAATCCGGATTCCCGTCGTTTGATCGTCAGCGCTTGGAATCCTGGACAAGTCGATGAGATGGCGTTACCTCCATGTCATCTCTTGTTCCAATTTTATGTCGCTGACGGAAAACTGTCCTGTCAGCTGTATCAACGTTCTGCCGACGTCTTTTTAGGCGTACCGTTCAATATTGCATCCTATGCCTTACTGACACATATGATTGCTCATGTGTGTGGACTCGAAGTCGGTGACTTCGTCCATACGCTCGGAGATGCCCACATCTACTCGAACCATGTGGAACAAGTCAATCTTCAGTTGACGCGTACCCCTAAAAAATTACCGACGCTGCGCTTCGCTCGAACAGTCGATCGTATTGAAGACTTCCGCTTCGAAGATATCATCATCGAAGGATATGATCCTGATCCGCATATTAAAGGTGTAGTGGCTGTATGATTACACACATCGTAGCGTACACGAAAAATCATGTCATCGGACGCGATAATGCCATGCCGTGGCACCTTCCATCTGATTTAGCACACTTTAAGCGTACGACGCTTGGTAAACCGATCATCATGGGGAGAAAGACGTTCGAATCAATTGGACGCCCGTTACCTGGTCGAAAGAACATCGTCATCACGCGTGATCAAAATTATGTAGTAGATGGCGTGACAATTTGGCATGATTTATCTACCTTACACCCATATGTTGATTCAGAGGAAGAAGTCTTTTTGATTGGTGGAGGAGAATTATTCGCTCAAACACTTCCTCTCGTACGGCGCATCTATGTAACAGAAATTGATGCGACGCTTGAGGGAGATGTCTATTACCCCGAGATCCCGTCTACTTTTCAAATCACGTCTGAAACGCATTATGATGCAGTAGAAGGAAATGATTACTCCTTTGTCATTCGTCAATATGATCGATCATTATAAAACCAGCCTCTTCCATCCGAATAGCGGAAGGAAAAGGCTGGTTTTTTTACGGTATTTGCATAATCCACTCTGTGATCCATTCTTCCACTTCTTGATCTACATGAGTTAACATCACATAATCGGTAGCACCTCGAGATAAGGCTTCTGCAAGACGATCATCTTCTTGTTCCGTCACGACCAAAACATCAATGATTGAATCTCGTTGTTTTCTCCATTCTTCTAGTCGCAGAAAGTTCTCGATCGCTAATTGATCAAGCGAAAGAATCGCCAGTTGTAGTTGTGTTGTCTGCTGATCGTCTAATGGAACCACTTCGAAGTGGTATTTGGGATGATCGGGTAGATCCAACTGACGGACTTGTTTAAGCAATCTTTCCTCGACACGGATAGACACAGATAATTTTTCAATCGATATTGCCGTAGAGTAGGAAAGGACTTGGTTACGTCCATTACGTTTTGCTTGATATAACGCTTCATCTGCCTCCGCCGTCGCTTGAGCAAGCGTCGTATGTATATCAAATGAAAAGGATAGACCAATCGAAACAGTAATTTTTAATCCATTCGCAAAAACATGTCGTTCGATACGTTCACGTATTTTATTCATATTAGCGATTGCTTGAGGCAATGTTTCTGCTGAAAACAGTAAAATGAATTCCTCACCACCGAAACGAATGAACTCATCGTCGAGACGAGCCGCTTGTTGAACGACGGTCGCTAGTTCGGATAGGACTAAGTCTCCTGTCGGATGTCCATGTAAGTCATTGATTCGTTTGAAGTGATCAAGATCAAAAATCGCTAATCCAAATGTTCGTTGTTCACGTTCTAAACGTGCTGTGCGACGATCAAATGCATTCTGAAGGTATTTCCGATTATAAGCCCCTGTCAATTCATCGACCAAAATTGTTGACGATACAACTCTCAGTTTTCGTAAAAGTCGCGCAAGGCGGACATGACGTTCTTCATTCCTCACAGTTTCATCCCAATAATCATCGGCCCCCATCTCATAACTACTTTGTCGGACTTCTGATTGGCTCGGACCGACGATGATGATCGGAACGAATGCGGATTCCATCTGCTTCATGAGCTTTTTGAACACTTCCACTGAATCAGTGATACATGCATAATCGATGATGACGGCGTCCATCGTAATGTCGTGTGACATTGATAAGGTATCTTCTACCGAGCTAAAAAAACGTGACATATAGCGCGCTTGTTCCAGTGACTTTTTCCATTTAATATTCTCAAGAAAACGTTTTGTCACAGTGACGACTAATTCCTTTCGGACCCGGTTAGCACGTGAGCGCGCTGATAACTGATCGACGATAGGTTGCAATAATTCTTTGACGCTTGACTGATCAATGACAACGTCTACTCGTTCCCAAGTAATTTTTTCATGGCTTACTTGATCGGCGAGTCCCTTAAAGACTTCCTCTCTGCCGAGTCCTTCCATCCAGCTCGCCAATGCAAGCAATTCTGATCGTGGTACAGCCGGCATCCGAAGTAATGTCTCTACCATGTTGATCGTTTGCTGTAATTGTTTTTCTGCCCGCTTTCGATTTTGCTCCATGCAATTTCCTCTCTTTCTATAGATCCGAATAACGTTTCTCGGATAAAGAGAAAGCGAGGGAATATCCCCCGCTTTTTCAACTCATGCTTTTAAGTTCGGACGAACCATGTCTGCTGGTACAATCCATTGATCATATTGTTCTTCTGTTAGTAATCCTGTCGCAAGTGCCGCTTCTTTTAATGTCGACCCTGACTGATGCGCCGCTTTCGCAATTTTTGCCGCATTCTCATATCCGATATGCGGATTGAGCGCTGTTACGAGCATCAGTGACCGTTCGACGTTCTCAGCGATGACGGACTGCTCAGGTTCAATGCCGATCGCACAATGGTCATTGAACGAATGCAAGGCGTCTGTAAGTAAACGAACGGATTGAATAAAGTTATACATGATGACCGGCTTGAAGACGTTTAGTTCAAAGTTACCTTGACTTGCAGCAAAACCAATCGTTGCGTCATTTCCGAGGACTTGCGCAGCGACCATCGTCAATGCCTCACTTTGAGTCGGATTGACTTTTCCTGGCATGATTGAGCTCCCTGGTTCATTTTCTGGAATCGTGATTTCACCGATTCCTGCTCGTGGACCAGATGCAAGCCAGCGGACGTCATTTGCAATCTTCATCGCGTCCATCGCTAGTGCTTTGACAGCACCATGTGTGAAGACGAGTTGATCGTGGCTTGTTAAAGCGTGGAATTTGTTTTCCGCACTCGTGAATTCATAACCCGTCTCTTCACTCATCTTCTTCGCTGCCAAATCACCAAACTCAGGATGCGCATTAATCCCCGTACCAACTGCCGTACCGCCGATTGCTAGTTCCGTTAATGGATCAAGCGTCCGTTCGATCATTTGCTTCGAAAGCGCAAGCATCCGGACCCAGCCGCTGATTTCTTGACCAAGTGTGATTGGTGTAGCATCTTGCAAGTGTGTTCGTCCGATTTTAACGATATCCGCAAAAGCCTTTGCTTTTTCATCAAGGGTCGCATGCAGAGCATCGATAGCTGGGAAAAGTGATTCCAATAAGACTGTTTTTGCCGCTAAATGCATCGCTGTTGGATATGTATCATTTGAACTTTGTGATTTATTGACATCATCATTCGGATGAATCGTCGTTTCACTGCCTTGTTCCTTTAATTTGCGTGTCGCGACCCGAGCGATCACTTCATTGACGTTCATATTAGACTGAGTACCTGAACCCGTTTGCCAAACGACAAGCGGAAACTCATCATCGAATTTCCCCGCGATGATTTCGTCACATACTTCAGCAATGGCACCAGCTTTTTCTGTCTCAAGCACACCTAAGTCGCGGTTCGCAAGCGCCGCTCCTTTTTTCAGGACTGCAAAGGCACGAATGACTTCAATCGGCATTTTTTCCGTTCCGATCTTAAAGTTTTCTAGACTACGTTGTGTTTGTGC contains:
- a CDS encoding diguanylate cyclase, with the protein product MEQNRKRAEKQLQQTINMVETLLRMPAVPRSELLALASWMEGLGREEVFKGLADQVSHEKITWERVDVVIDQSSVKELLQPIVDQLSARSRANRVRKELVVTVTKRFLENIKWKKSLEQARYMSRFFSSVEDTLSMSHDITMDAVIIDYACITDSVEVFKKLMKQMESAFVPIIIVGPSQSEVRQSSYEMGADDYWDETVRNEERHVRLARLLRKLRVVSSTILVDELTGAYNRKYLQNAFDRRTARLEREQRTFGLAIFDLDHFKRINDLHGHPTGDLVLSELATVVQQAARLDDEFIRFGGEEFILLFSAETLPQAIANMNKIRERIERHVFANGLKITVSIGLSFSFDIHTTLAQATAEADEALYQAKRNGRNQVLSYSTAISIEKLSVSIRVEERLLKQVRQLDLPDHPKYHFEVVPLDDQQTTQLQLAILSLDQLAIENFLRLEEWRKQRDSIIDVLVVTEQEDDRLAEALSRGATDYVMLTHVDQEVEEWITEWIMQIP
- a CDS encoding thymidylate synthase, with protein sequence MEQYHALCEHILEHGTKKEDRTGTGTLSVFGHQMRFSLQDGFPLITTKKLHMKSIIHELIWFISGDTNIRYLQENGVRIWNEWADENGDLGPVYGAQWRSFPRPDGTTVDQLAQVIEQIKTNPDSRRLIVSAWNPGQVDEMALPPCHLLFQFYVADGKLSCQLYQRSADVFLGVPFNIASYALLTHMIAHVCGLEVGDFVHTLGDAHIYSNHVEQVNLQLTRTPKKLPTLRFARTVDRIEDFRFEDIIIEGYDPDPHIKGVVAV
- a CDS encoding PilZ domain-containing protein — encoded protein: MKIKRNEPFRYTLKTPVTGEFYLLKNEQRTPKGLMKIHNISPNGMAITTALKLPLQKSMKIVVEFSLIEGHEPLCIDGFLLHEKPSGPERLYGIHLNSTITDREKIISQVKQIVQLERSLHKD
- a CDS encoding glycoside hydrolase family 13 protein, with the protein product MERKWWHDSVVYQIYPRSYKDSNGDGIGDLNGIVEKLDYLKTLGIDVIWLSPVYDSPNDDNGYDIRDYEAIMKEFGTMDDFDRLLDEAHARDIKIVMDLVINHSSDEHRWFAESRQSKDNPYRDYYMWRPANPDGSLPNNWGSIFSGPAWEYDESTNEYYLHLFSKKQPDLNWENEQMRQEVYGMIRRWLDRGIDGFRMDVINLISKTPGLPDATVHPGALYGDGGEHYINGPRVHEFLHEMNEASFGKYDVLTVGEMPGATTDDAILYTDPARKEVNMVFTFEHMDLDSGPNGKWDVIPFDLLKLKQNFTKWQTALHETGWNSLYWNNHDQPRVVSRFGNDTTYRVESAKMLATLLHLLKGTPYIYQGEEIGMTNVAFEDITDYEDIEIRNMWKERTAQGASPAELLRSIHIKGRDNARTPMQWDASGNAGFSTGTPWLKVNPNYPDINVKQALADEQSIFYYYQQLIRLRHDHELVVYGRYELLLEDHPEVYAYSRTLEGETWYIYCSFADHDIHVPISHATTDRVIGNYADTNTSDGLTLRPYESVVFRTFDA
- a CDS encoding dihydrofolate reductase, translating into MITHIVAYTKNHVIGRDNAMPWHLPSDLAHFKRTTLGKPIIMGRKTFESIGRPLPGRKNIVITRDQNYVVDGVTIWHDLSTLHPYVDSEEEVFLIGGGELFAQTLPLVRRIYVTEIDATLEGDVYYPEIPSTFQITSETHYDAVEGNDYSFVIRQYDRSL
- the fumC gene encoding class II fumarate hydratase; its protein translation is MEYRVERDTMGEIRVPEAQEWGAQTQRSLENFKIGTEKMPIEVIRAFAVLKKGAALANRDLGVLETEKAGAIAEVCDEIIAGKFDDEFPLVVWQTGSGTQSNMNVNEVIARVATRKLKEQGSETTIHPNDDVNKSQSSNDTYPTAMHLAAKTVLLESLFPAIDALHATLDEKAKAFADIVKIGRTHLQDATPITLGQEISGWVRMLALSKQMIERTLDPLTELAIGGTAVGTGINAHPEFGDLAAKKMSEETGYEFTSAENKFHALTSHDQLVFTHGAVKALAMDAMKIANDVRWLASGPRAGIGEITIPENEPGSSIMPGKVNPTQSEALTMVAAQVLGNDATIGFAASQGNFELNVFKPVIMYNFIQSVRLLTDALHSFNDHCAIGIEPEQSVIAENVERSLMLVTALNPHIGYENAAKIAKAAHQSGSTLKEAALATGLLTEEQYDQWIVPADMVRPNLKA